One Thermicanus aegyptius DSM 12793 DNA segment encodes these proteins:
- a CDS encoding ABC transporter ATP-binding protein, producing MPVLDAVDNTALPLVLDGVAPSVAKKKAVDWLEKLGLKERLHNRPDQLSGGQQQRVAIARALAIEPALILADEPTGNLDSKTGDEVIALIRKISTDWGRTVLMVTHDSRMAAYADRIVFLKDGSIVDETRLSGNERNGEEKSELIRERVDRI from the coding sequence ATCCCCGTGCTGGACGCCGTCGATAACACCGCTCTCCCCCTCGTCCTGGATGGGGTGGCTCCATCGGTGGCCAAAAAGAAGGCGGTGGATTGGCTGGAAAAACTGGGGCTGAAAGAGCGGCTCCACAACCGCCCCGATCAACTCTCCGGAGGGCAGCAGCAGCGGGTGGCCATCGCTAGAGCTTTAGCCATAGAACCGGCCCTCATTCTGGCCGATGAGCCGACGGGAAACCTGGATTCGAAGACGGGGGACGAGGTGATCGCCCTCATCCGCAAGATATCCACCGACTGGGGGAGAACCGTCCTGATGGTGACCCACGATTCCCGCATGGCCGCCTATGCGGACCGGATCGTTTTCTTAAAAGACGGGAGCATTGTCGATGAAACCAGGCTGTCGGGAAACGAAAGGAATGGGGAGGAGAAGAGTGAACTGATCCGAGAGAGGGTGGATCGCATATGA
- a CDS encoding LysE/ArgO family amino acid transporter translates to MAAAFTHGFILAFGLILPLGVQNVFVFNQGALQKRFIHALPVVLTASLCDTLLITLAVLGVSFVVLSSFLFKTILLSAGILFLSYMGWTTWRSIPGHDEEKKKAAEIFTPRKQIAFAASVSLLNPHAIMDTVGVIGTSSLQYDGVEKVAFTLASILVSWIWFTGLAAVGRFTGELDQTGRFMRIFNKISALVMWGAAGYMGTSLFNP, encoded by the coding sequence ATGGCAGCCGCCTTTACACACGGGTTTATATTGGCGTTTGGACTTATACTACCCCTCGGTGTTCAAAATGTCTTTGTTTTTAATCAAGGGGCTCTGCAGAAACGTTTCATCCATGCCCTACCGGTCGTTCTGACCGCCTCATTATGCGATACACTTTTAATTACCCTTGCGGTACTCGGCGTCTCTTTTGTTGTCCTGAGTTCTTTTTTGTTCAAAACGATTCTCTTAAGTGCCGGCATTCTGTTTTTGTCCTATATGGGATGGACCACTTGGCGGAGTATCCCTGGACATGACGAAGAAAAGAAAAAGGCGGCAGAGATCTTCACTCCCCGCAAACAAATTGCCTTTGCCGCATCGGTCTCTCTCCTAAATCCCCATGCGATCATGGATACGGTCGGAGTGATCGGGACCAGTTCCCTTCAGTACGATGGTGTGGAAAAAGTGGCTTTTACCCTCGCCTCTATTCTGGTTTCTTGGATATGGTTTACAGGATTGGCGGCGGTGGGAAGATTCACAGGCGAGTTGGATCAAACGGGTCGTTTCATGAGGATATTTAACAAAATTTCCGCGTTGGTGATGTGGGGAGCGGCAGGTTATATGGGAACTTCTCTATTCAACCCTTGA
- a CDS encoding PLP-dependent aminotransferase family protein, which produces MVQLDWKPDKSSPIPIYLQIKKYIKDKIETGEWPVGSKIPTQRALAEGWKVNRSTIVTAVEELIAEGLLEGKRGSGTRIINNTWSLMTSTPPPDWNSYVKSGIHQPNFPTIREINKAEFYPHIIRLGTGELSPDLFPRAMMKNVFDRLSDHIGSLGYEEPKGLLYLREQLGKYLKTFGIDVSPSSILIVSGALQALQLISIGLLQRGSTIFLEKPSYLYSLNLFQSAGMRLFGLPMDGNGIQTNMIPEQKKKRNAALLYTIPTFHNPTGILMSEERRKELLEICRQERLPIIEDDVYRELWLDSPPPPPLKSTDPNGLVLYLGSMSKTLSPGLRIGWVVGPEPVIDRLADLKMQTDYGSSSLSQWVVAEWLSSGLYHHHLEKVRENLKVRREIMLDALEKHFSDIAAWTVPKGGFYVWLGLRLSLSLRELFEKALQEKILLNPGNIYDQHAGQYLRISYAYASPADLEKGIVRLSELIRQLSRNTASRENRV; this is translated from the coding sequence ATGGTTCAACTGGATTGGAAACCCGACAAATCATCGCCGATTCCTATTTACTTGCAGATCAAAAAATATATCAAAGACAAAATTGAAACCGGAGAATGGCCGGTAGGCAGCAAAATTCCTACGCAACGGGCCTTAGCTGAAGGATGGAAAGTGAACCGCAGCACGATCGTTACGGCGGTTGAAGAGTTGATCGCAGAGGGGTTGCTGGAAGGTAAAAGAGGAAGCGGGACGAGGATTATCAATAATACGTGGTCCTTAATGACTTCCACTCCGCCCCCTGACTGGAACTCGTATGTTAAATCAGGAATCCATCAACCGAACTTTCCCACGATACGGGAAATCAACAAAGCGGAGTTTTATCCCCATATCATCCGATTGGGGACGGGAGAACTTTCCCCCGATTTATTCCCTCGTGCGATGATGAAAAACGTGTTTGATCGGTTGTCGGATCACATCGGTTCGCTTGGTTATGAAGAGCCGAAAGGGTTGCTTTATTTGCGAGAGCAACTGGGCAAGTATCTGAAAACATTTGGGATCGACGTCTCCCCTTCCTCCATTTTGATTGTTTCAGGGGCGCTGCAGGCATTGCAGCTGATTTCCATCGGTTTATTGCAAAGGGGATCTACGATCTTTTTGGAAAAGCCCTCCTATCTGTATTCTCTCAATCTGTTTCAATCCGCCGGGATGAGATTATTCGGCCTGCCTATGGATGGGAACGGGATTCAAACGAACATGATCCCGGAACAAAAAAAGAAACGTAACGCAGCATTGCTCTATACGATCCCTACCTTCCATAATCCAACAGGAATCTTGATGTCCGAGGAGAGACGAAAGGAGCTGCTGGAGATATGCCGGCAGGAGCGGCTGCCGATCATCGAAGATGACGTGTATCGTGAGTTGTGGCTTGACTCCCCGCCCCCTCCTCCTTTGAAATCCACCGATCCTAACGGCCTTGTTTTGTATCTGGGCAGCATGTCCAAAACATTGAGCCCAGGGCTTCGAATCGGTTGGGTCGTTGGTCCTGAACCGGTCATTGATCGGTTGGCGGATCTTAAAATGCAGACGGATTATGGTTCCAGTTCTTTATCTCAGTGGGTCGTCGCGGAATGGCTATCAAGCGGGCTCTATCATCACCATCTAGAAAAGGTTCGGGAAAATTTGAAAGTCCGGAGAGAAATCATGTTGGATGCATTAGAAAAACATTTTTCGGATATAGCTGCGTGGACCGTCCCAAAGGGAGGTTTTTATGTTTGGCTAGGTTTGCGACTTTCTCTTTCCTTGCGAGAACTGTTTGAAAAAGCTCTACAGGAGAAAATTTTATTGAATCCTGGGAATATCTACGATCAACATGCCGGGCAGTATCTTCGGATTTCTTACGCTTATGCTTCCCCAGCCGACTTGGAAAAAGGAATCGTCCGTCTTTCGGAACTGATTCGACAGTTATCTCGCAACACCGCGTCGAGAGAAAACCGGGTATGA
- the aroB gene encoding 3-dehydroquinate synthase: MKELWVELGPQRYPIRVERGLLHHVGEWLLKDERIKGKKAFLLSEIRVAEHYLEPVRSSLERAGIEVYTKVVSAGEASKSLTQVEEIVGAMLTAGIDRSSLLLALGGGVIGDLGGFIASVYMRGIPFIGLPTTILAHDSSIGGKVAVNHPLAKNSIGSFYHPLAVYYDPGTFATLPMREVKSGLAEVVKHALLAGKEFFYWLRAHSDALLSLDGEEMGEALIRGMRVKVRIVEADERETAGVRELLNLGHTIGHAVEAAAGYGEVLHGEAVAIGLVQEGRIARGRGLLSEEELNEIKDLLLSFGLPTELPSEMRMEELLPYMYRDKKNRDGKIRMALLQGIGTAKGMEVTEEEILALDQTK, encoded by the coding sequence ATGAAGGAACTTTGGGTCGAACTAGGCCCGCAGCGCTATCCCATTCGCGTGGAGAGAGGACTTCTTCATCATGTGGGGGAATGGCTTCTTAAGGATGAACGGATAAAGGGGAAGAAAGCCTTTTTACTGAGCGAGATCCGGGTTGCGGAACATTATCTGGAACCGGTAAGATCTTCCCTGGAACGGGCCGGAATTGAGGTTTATACGAAGGTCGTTTCCGCCGGGGAAGCGTCGAAAAGCTTGACACAGGTGGAGGAAATCGTGGGTGCCATGCTTACGGCCGGCATTGACCGATCTTCCCTCCTCCTCGCCTTGGGAGGCGGCGTGATCGGGGACTTGGGAGGCTTCATCGCCTCCGTCTACATGCGGGGCATTCCCTTCATAGGACTCCCCACTACCATCCTCGCCCACGACAGCAGCATCGGCGGAAAGGTGGCGGTCAACCACCCCCTGGCGAAGAACAGCATCGGTTCTTTTTACCACCCCTTGGCCGTCTACTATGACCCAGGCACCTTTGCTACCCTGCCCATGCGGGAGGTGAAGTCCGGTTTGGCCGAGGTGGTGAAACACGCCCTCCTTGCCGGGAAGGAATTCTTCTATTGGCTTCGTGCCCACAGCGATGCCCTTCTCTCCCTGGACGGGGAGGAGATGGGGGAAGCCCTAATTCGGGGGATGAGGGTGAAGGTGAGGATCGTCGAGGCAGACGAGCGGGAAACAGCAGGCGTTCGGGAGCTTCTGAATCTAGGGCACACCATCGGCCATGCGGTGGAAGCGGCCGCCGGCTACGGGGAAGTCCTCCACGGTGAGGCGGTGGCCATCGGTCTCGTCCAAGAGGGACGCATCGCGAGAGGTCGGGGACTTCTGTCCGAAGAAGAACTGAATGAAATCAAAGACCTCCTTCTCTCCTTCGGCTTGCCGACGGAACTTCCCTCCGAAATGAGGATGGAGGAACTCCTCCCCTACATGTATCGAGACAAAAAAAATCGGGACGGCAAGATCCGCATGGCGCTCCTTCAGGGCATCGGAACGGCGAAGGGAATGGAAGTGACGGAAGAGGAGATCCTCGCTCTTGACCAAACAAAATAA
- a CDS encoding ATP-binding cassette domain-containing protein: protein MSMVVVKNLTKVYESGSTPVQAVRNINLTIEPGEFVAVMGPSGCGKSTLLHLVGGLDQPTSGNIYIEGIDLIIN from the coding sequence ATGAGCATGGTGGTTGTAAAGAATCTGACGAAAGTATATGAATCGGGAAGCACGCCGGTACAGGCGGTCCGAAACATCAATCTCACCATTGAACCAGGAGAGTTTGTGGCAGTAATGGGGCCGAGCGGCTGCGGGAAATCCACCCTTCTTCATTTGGTGGGAGGACTGGATCAGCCGACGTCCGGAAATATTTACATCGAGGGGATCGATCTTATCATAAACTGA
- the aroC gene encoding chorismate synthase — protein MRYLTAGESHGPQLTAILEGVPSHLSLMAEKVNEELARRQKGYGRGRRMQIEKDQVKFLSGVRHGYTTGAPITLVVENKDFSHWQKVMAAEPVPEEEEYHERTVTRPRPGHADLNGAIKYGHRDIRNVLERSSARETTIRVAVGAVAKALLQEVGIEMAGHVVMIGGVKGEADPARYTLEEIRRITEASPVRCLDPEAEKRMMARIDEAKENGDTVGGIVEVIVSGVPIGLGSHVQWDRKLDGRLAQAILSIQAFKGVEIGIGFEAAHLPGSQVHDEILHDPEKGYTRRTNRAGGIEGGMSTGMPIVVRGVMKPIPTLYKPLQSVDILTKEAFAASVERSDACAVPAASVVAESVVAFEIARALCEKFPCDRLEELQEAVKRYREYCRNF, from the coding sequence ATGAGATATTTAACCGCAGGGGAGTCCCACGGACCCCAGTTGACGGCCATCCTGGAAGGCGTGCCGAGCCACCTGTCCCTCATGGCGGAGAAGGTGAATGAAGAACTGGCCCGCAGGCAGAAGGGATACGGGAGAGGGCGGCGGATGCAGATCGAAAAGGATCAGGTGAAGTTTCTCTCAGGCGTGCGGCATGGGTATACCACCGGCGCCCCCATCACGTTGGTGGTGGAAAATAAGGATTTTTCCCATTGGCAGAAGGTAATGGCTGCCGAGCCGGTTCCGGAAGAGGAAGAGTATCATGAGAGGACCGTCACCCGGCCCCGTCCCGGCCATGCGGATCTTAACGGGGCGATTAAATATGGCCATCGGGACATCCGGAATGTGCTGGAGCGTTCCAGCGCCCGGGAGACCACTATCCGGGTCGCCGTGGGGGCGGTGGCAAAAGCTCTCTTGCAAGAGGTGGGCATCGAGATGGCCGGGCATGTGGTGATGATCGGCGGGGTGAAGGGGGAGGCGGATCCTGCCCGCTATACCCTAGAGGAAATCCGCCGCATCACCGAAGCTTCGCCGGTTCGCTGCCTCGACCCCGAGGCGGAGAAGAGGATGATGGCCCGCATTGATGAGGCGAAGGAGAATGGGGACACGGTGGGGGGCATCGTGGAGGTGATCGTCTCCGGCGTCCCCATCGGTTTGGGGAGCCATGTCCAATGGGACCGGAAATTGGACGGGAGGCTCGCCCAGGCGATTTTAAGCATCCAGGCGTTTAAGGGGGTGGAGATCGGCATCGGTTTTGAAGCGGCTCACCTTCCCGGCTCCCAGGTTCATGATGAGATCCTCCATGATCCGGAGAAAGGGTATACGAGGCGTACCAACCGGGCCGGCGGCATCGAAGGGGGGATGTCTACGGGCATGCCCATCGTGGTCCGCGGGGTGATGAAACCGATCCCCACCCTGTATAAACCCTTGCAAAGCGTCGACATCCTGACGAAGGAGGCTTTCGCCGCATCGGTGGAGCGCTCCGATGCTTGCGCCGTCCCCGCCGCTTCCGTCGTGGCGGAAAGCGTCGTCGCCTTTGAGATCGCGCGTGCTCTTTGTGAGAAGTTCCCCTGCGACCGTCTGGAAGAGCTGCAGGAAGCGGTGAAGCGGTACCGGGAATACTGCCGAAACTTTTAA
- a CDS encoding PadR family transcriptional regulator: MSVRNALLGLIRQKPRHGYELLTAFTALVGGEKNWEVKPAQIYMTLNRLNQAGLIHIERVEQEGGTEKQIYAITGKGEAELKKWLVEPVKTTYRRDEFFLKWMISLALEDGDPVRLLYLQRASLYKELHKLNQEKMKANPGTELAHVLLLDQAIMHTEADLRWLDMIEARLDEIKRQPLPEGEPRSPEGEPRSRGRPAKVREEIQPDDPGG; this comes from the coding sequence ATGTCGGTTCGCAATGCGTTATTGGGACTGATCCGTCAAAAACCTCGTCATGGATATGAACTATTGACCGCCTTCACCGCCCTGGTCGGTGGGGAGAAGAACTGGGAGGTAAAGCCGGCTCAGATCTACATGACCCTAAACCGGCTGAACCAGGCCGGTCTAATCCATATAGAAAGGGTGGAACAGGAGGGCGGCACGGAGAAGCAGATCTATGCCATCACCGGGAAGGGGGAGGCTGAGCTTAAGAAATGGCTCGTAGAGCCTGTGAAAACCACCTATCGCAGGGACGAGTTTTTCCTCAAATGGATGATCAGCCTCGCCCTGGAAGACGGGGATCCTGTCCGGCTCCTCTACCTTCAGCGGGCCAGTCTCTATAAGGAGCTGCACAAGTTAAACCAGGAGAAGATGAAGGCAAATCCCGGCACGGAGTTGGCCCATGTTCTACTCCTTGACCAGGCTATCATGCACACCGAAGCCGATCTCAGGTGGCTTGATATGATCGAAGCGAGGTTGGATGAAATAAAACGGCAGCCCCTCCCCGAGGGAGAGCCAAGATCCCCCGAGGGAGAGCCAAGATCCAGGGGCAGGCCCGCCAAAGTGAGGGAGGAGATCCAACCGGACGATCCGGGAGGATAG